The DNA sequence CCGGTGATGATCACCACCGGCGTCGAATCCATAAACGCGTCCGTGATCCCCGTCACCAGATTGGTCGCGCCCGGCCCGGATGTCGCCATCACCGTTCCCACCTTGCCGGTCGCACGCGCATACCCTTCCGCCGCGTGGATGGCCGCCTGTTCGTGGCGGACCAGAATGTGTTCAATGCCCGATTCGTACAAAGCGTCGTACACGGGCAGAATCGCCCCGCCCGGATACCCGAAAATCGTCGTGACGCCCAACCGTTTCAGACATTCCACAACCATCCGGGCTCCCGTCATTTCCACTGGCTGCGCTTGTGGTGCCGGCGTTGTCTTGAATGCTTGAATCGCCATACCTCTCCACCTCTTTTCAATCTTTAGATTTTTTTGTCTATCGCGACAACCTACACGGCTTTTGAAACAAGTTCCGGGATCTTGGTGCCCTCGACCGTCGTGATCTTGCGGAATTCGCGGATCAGCATCTCCGTCAGCGGGCCGGGCTTGCCGTTGCCGATCACGCGGGCATCGACTTCCACTACCGGAATCACTTCCGCCGCCGTCCCGGTCAAAAATACTTCATCTGCCACATACACATCATGCCGGGTGAACGGCTTTTCTTCCGCCGGAATGCCGAGTCTCTCGCAAATGTCGAGAATCGCGTTACGGGTGATCCCTTCTAAAGCACCAAGATATGTCGGCGGTGTTGTCACTTTCCTGTCTTTCACGATAAACACGTTGTCACCCGATCCTTCACACACATACCCTTCGTGGTTCAGCATCAAAGCTTCCAGCACGCCGGCCCGCGCCGCCTCCAGTTTCACCAGCACGTTGTTCAGGTAATTGAGCGATTTGATTTTCGGGTTCAGCGCATCCGGCACATTGCGGCGGGTGGGCACGGTCACGATCGACAGCCCTTTTTCGTAGAATTCTTGCGGGAAAAGTTTCAGTTGTTCCGCGATAATGATAATGCACGGTTTGATACAATTCCGCGGATCCAATCCGAGATCGCCGACACCGCGGGAAATCACCAGCCGGATATAGGCGTCCGCATACCCGTTGCGGCGCAATGTTTCGACCACCGCCGATTCCATCTCCTCCGGTGTCAGCGGGATGTCCAACAGGATCGACTTGGCCGATTCGTACAACCGTTTGATGTGCTCGCGCAACCGGAACACGTTCCCCGAGTAACAGCGAATCCCCTCGAAAATCCCGTCCCCGTACAAAAATCCGTGATCGAATACGGACACCACCGCCCTGCTTTTCGGTACAAACTCCCCATCCAGATAAACCAACGGTTCTTGCATGCTGCTCTCCCCTTTTTTCAGAATTATCAGTCTTGATAAATAAAGAAAAATCTCCCGCCCAGCCGTCGAACGCCCGGTCGATGCAACCGATATCCGTTCGTCTGCTGGGGCGAGAGATCTCGCGGTACCACCCAGATTCTCTGCTTTTCTCGCGAAAAACAGACTCAGCAAGTCATCGCTGACTTGTGTCCCGTAACGGGGACCAGCCGTTGTTTCCTACTCTGGACTTGTGAACCGGTCCATTTCAGAAACAATGCTCGAAGGTGAGCTTCAAATCAAAGATGGTGACCGCCCTCGCACCATATGGGCGGCTCTCTGGCACCAGAGCCTTGATTTTACTTGTCCTTGTCATCGCTGAAACTATTCGGTTTTGCCTAACAACAAAGCCCCCAAG is a window from the Effusibacillus pohliae DSM 22757 genome containing:
- the ilvE gene encoding branched-chain-amino-acid transaminase, with translation MQEPLVYLDGEFVPKSRAVVSVFDHGFLYGDGIFEGIRCYSGNVFRLREHIKRLYESAKSILLDIPLTPEEMESAVVETLRRNGYADAYIRLVISRGVGDLGLDPRNCIKPCIIIIAEQLKLFPQEFYEKGLSIVTVPTRRNVPDALNPKIKSLNYLNNVLVKLEAARAGVLEALMLNHEGYVCEGSGDNVFIVKDRKVTTPPTYLGALEGITRNAILDICERLGIPAEEKPFTRHDVYVADEVFLTGTAAEVIPVVEVDARVIGNGKPGPLTEMLIREFRKITTVEGTKIPELVSKAV